In Gasterosteus aculeatus chromosome 15, fGasAcu3.hap1.1, whole genome shotgun sequence, a single genomic region encodes these proteins:
- the atg2b gene encoding autophagy-related protein 2 homolog B isoform X1, translating to MPWPFSESIKKRACRYLLHRYLGNFLEEKLSLDQLSLDLYQGTGSLAQVPLDKWSLNELLETADAPFEVITGFIQTISLTVPWAALLHENCDLEVKGLEMVLRPRPRGASGTEPMCWSSFMTSSMQLAKECLSQKLTDDMGESFQPFEGLEKFAETIETVLRRVKVTFLETVLRVEHIPDDSKTGIALEIRIKKIVYCDETGEETSSVNVHQPTTFAHKNLQMEGITVFWDEFSDVSRPACKSSPTSMETEPKLSPSWNPKIICEPHPQFTEPLSSTTRFEPVQIGSLCGKIELSLTLKNNLAMPGAKLDVVGHIDTLLVLLSPRQVHLLLDLCGAFSGGEWAKDRKSRPIQQEDEYRLHMELNRCLKKDTAVLGTDPDLFESQTTRTVSSRDDVFFSMADMDMSHSLSSLPPLGEPPTVDLDLSLNSNYSASPGESPTGISTAMWDDYMDVPRQRERQTNETPIQSRDSELAHKLLRQSTHPSKTHGDESRPELVLTLTLSSLAVSVLHIDPLPPPDAAPSPLGPMAAHYFRMLGPGQLAPPAFLQSRAVFNQACPHDHLRFVGQGLKIFYEHCQGSSLRTFSTDVSLRQMEFLECLFPSEGVPGGSQKGIQYTELLTFDTAVGADTPLTSCLHLLYKQAERRGPQGGQVRRSTVPRKAEIQVELGPVRSELDISIVDRLNSLLQPQKLATTELMASHMYTSYNKHVSLHKAFTEVFLDDHHTPTNCHVTLTVNAPLLGLAIRFPIPDLRSDQERGPWFKKSLQKEVFYMELEDLEVKTEFMGGSSPDQTKMELTFRELIGKFQEEPDQAAARFLRVSHTMEGEMTTSESVKFDWPRIVLKMNPTAVHSILERITAEDDECAEDHSLEEEEEEGAAHSLKDVCDFGKPEPSPFSSRRVMYENEEMVIPGDAAEMTEFQEKTTNNSRFILELCFPNVQLVLPGKAFYEKLHNRINNDLLLWEPTAPSPVETVESMPYGVGLSVASQLINTYSKDSFSQFRSTGPEEDSGSEEETMNYYSPASDLGLRSRKKKKPKVQSKTSQSLFSVIIAVNHGLVALQTNAKKEDKTVLKNKHGEFWLEVKNAVLFSVTQYEGYKDQHYICFHTSNMHMYHQGLVNGGTSVSDVKLPCRTHPHWLEPTIYQSETSPERASTPLEGIGLEARSMLSVAVKISSQSAERNVKEFLIAVGVRGATLQHRVVSPSLGWYDQIVDFLNVSDEPVLGYAPPASVTTLHLHLWSCSLDYRPLNLPLRSLLIVETFSISSSVSLDLSSSTLRIILDEAALFLSDKSNAVSVNLVRDYVQVVDMGTLELRITAVKPGAGGKLSEPRFELRCSSDVIHIRTCADSCAALMNLIQYIASYGDLLPPAEPEAKHSGTTQRTKAEFPSRPPSQTLLLAETEQQMLQDLMSEAMEETDGQHAPGLQQNGGCDERNEDQDPPHSDLFLFPDESGNVNQISSPTYPMLHSPLITPVPNPAHEADDFCILETPGSRGQDIDQEPVVKRLTSDPVEIKDDYFSQPLDGSDSSRGAMNFPIPEVRYLIKEISVIWHLYGGKDFGSGPFTSSPARSRGSTPHSSPSQTPVRQASKASGRTGGGRGRNPEVLMEIQLSKVRFQHEVYPQGQVASGPAADQPVSRQVFVVQDLEIRDRLATSQMNKFLYLYSSKEMPRKAHSNMLTVKALHMCPESGQAPQECCLRVSLMPLRLNIDQDALFFLKDFFSSLATEVEFFSPPAQEVVCVSTKKTAAPEITCSFSKPASSSQDPAPIISVPAQRRSSHNGFTTSGREEVNDNEASATSFTDQPIFFREFRFTCEVPIRLDYHGKHVAMEQGTFAGIVIGLTQLNCSELKLRRLCYRQGLLGVDKLFAYAINEWLSDIKKNQLPGLLGGVGPIHSLVQLVQGFRDLVWLPIEQYRKDGRIVRGFQRGTASFGTSTAMAALELTNRMVRTIQAAAETAYDMVSPVPDERDTKRVKRFSHYGLAHQPVDLREGVAKAYTVVKEGITDTALTIYDTATREHEQRGMTGAVGGVLRQLPPAVVKPLIMATEATSNVLGGMRNQIHPDARQEESQKWRQGEE from the exons CGGTACCTTGGCAACTTTCTGGAGGAGAAACTGAGCTTGGATCAGCTTAGTTTAGACCTCTATCAAGGCACAGGATCACTTGCACAAGTGCCATTGGAtaaatgg TCACTCAATGAACTCCTAGAGACGGCAGATGCCCCTTTTGAAGTAATCACAGGTTTTATCCAGACAATTTCACTAACCGTTCCGTGGGCAGCCCTACTGCACGAAAACTGCGACCTCGAGGTCAAGGGTTTGGAGATGGTGCTCAGACCAAGACcaagaggag CATCCGGCACGGAGCCCATGTGCTGGTCCAGTTTCATGACGAGCAGCATGCAACTTGCCAAAGAGTGTCTCAGCCAGAAACTTACAGACGATATGGGAGAGAGTTTCCAGCCTTTTGAGGGGTTGGAGAAGTTTGCAGAAACGATCGAGACGG TTCTGAGAAGAGTTAAAGTGACATTTTTGGAAACTGTTCTCAGAGTTGAACACATTCCAGATGATTCTAAAACCGGGATCGCCCTTGAGATTCGAATAAAAAA AATTGTTTACTGCGATGAAACAGGCGAGGAGACTTCCAGCGTGAATGTGCATCAGCCAACCACGTTCGCACATAAAAACCTGCAGATGGAAGGCATCACTGTATTCTGGGATGAGTTTTCTGATGTGTCCCGTCCTGCTTGTAAATCTTCCCCCACTTCAATG GAAACTGAGCCAAAGCTCTCCCCTAGCTGGAATCCCAAAATAATATGTGAGCCTCATCCTCAGTTTACGGAGCCTCTGTCCTCGACGACACGCTTTGAACCCGTGCAGATCGGGAGCCTCTGTGGTAAAATCGAGTTGTCCCTCACTCTGAAAAACAACTTGGCTATGCCTGGAGCGAAG CTGGATGTTGTTGGACATATCGACACACTTCTCGTTCTTCTGTCTCCTCGGCAAGTTCATCTTCTCCTGGACTTGTGTGGAGCTTTTTCTGGGGGAG aATGggcgaaagacagaaagagcagACCCATACAGCAAGAGGATGAGTATCGGCTCCATATGGAACTGAACCGCTGTCTCAAGAAGGACACCGCTGTGCTGGGAACAGACCCCGACCTCTTTGAGAGCCAGACCACCAGAACTGTGTCTAGTCGAG ATGATGTGTTCTTCTCCATGGCAGACATGGACATGTCTCACAGCTTatcatcccttcctcctctggGTGAACCACCCACCGTTGACTTGGATTTGTCTCTCAATAGCAACTACTCTGCCTCCCCAGGAGAATCTCCTACTGGAATTTCAACA GCTATGTGGGATGATTACATGGATGTACCCCGACAAAGAGAGAGGCAAACTAACGAGACTCCCATCCAGTCGCGGGATTCAGAACTTGCTCATAAATTACTGAGACAGAGTA ccCATCCGTCCAAAACTCACGGTGACGAGTCAAGGCCGGAGTTGGTGTTGACGTTGACACTGAGTAGCCTCGCCGTCTCGGTCCTCCACATCGACCCGCTGCCGCCGCCAGATGCTGCTCCCAGTCCCCTCGGCCCCATGGCCGCACACTACTTCCGCATGCTGGGCCCGGGCCAGCTCGCCCCGCCCGCCTTCCTCCAGTCTCGGGCGGTGTTTAACCAAGCCTGCCCCCATGACCACCTGAG GTTTGTGGGCCAGGGCCTAAAGATCTTCTATGAGCACTGTCAGGGATCCAGTCTGCGGACCTTCAGTACCGACGTCTCCCTTCGCCAGATGGAGTTTTTGGAGTGTCTTTTCCCCTCGGAGGGTGTCCCCGGTGGCTCCCAAAAGGGCATCCAGTACACTGAG CTCCTGACGTTTGACACTGCAGTCGGAGCTGACACGCCGCTTACCAGCTGCCTTCACCTACTTTACAAACAGGCCGAGCGCAGAGGCCCTCAG GGCGGCCAGGTTCGCCGCAGCACCGTTCCTAGGAAAGCGGAGATCCAGGTGGAGCTGGGGCCGGTGCGCTCGGAGTTGGACATCAGCATTGTGGACCGTCTCAATTCACTGCTACAACCTCAGAAGCTGGCTACCACAGAGTTGATGGCTTCCCACATGTACACATCCTATAACAAACATGTCAGCTTG CACAAGGCCTTTACAGAGGTTTTCCTTGATGACCACCATACTCCCACCAACTGTCATGTGACGCTGACTGTCAATGCCCCGTTGCTGGGCCTCGCCATCCGCTTCCCCATCCCCGACCTGCGTTCAGATCAGGAGAGGGGCCCTTGGTTTAAGAAGTCCCTGCAGAAGGAAGTCTTTTACATGGAGCTGGAAGACTTGGAAGTGAAGACCGAGTTCATGGGCGGCAGCTCGCCTGACCAAACCAAAATGGAGCTCACTTTCAGGGAGCTCATTG GGAAGTTTCAGGAGGAGCCGGATCAAGCAGCCGCCCGGTTCCTCAGGGTGTCTCACACCATGGAGGGAGAAATGACGACGTCTGAAAGTGTCAAATTTGATTGGCCGAG GATCGTGCTGAAGATGAACCCCACTGCAGTCCACTCAATACTTGAGCGGATCACAGCTGAGGATGACGAGTGTGCTGAGGACCATTCccttgaagaggaagaggaggaaggggctgCCCATTCACTGAAGGACGTGTGTGACTTTGGGAAACCAGAGCCATCTCCATTTTCGTCACGCAGGGTCATGTATGAGAATGAAGAG ATGGTCATCCCCGGCGAtgctgctgaaatgacagaGTTCCAAGAAAAAACCACAAACAACTCGCGCTTCATCCTCGAGCTGTGTTTCCCCAATGTGCAATTAGTGCTTCCTGGCAAGGCATTTTATGAAAAACTACACAACAG GATAAACAATGACCTGTTGCTATGGGAGCCAACTGCTCCGTCTCCAGTGGAGACGGTGGAAAGCATGCCGTACGGAGTTGGACTCTCAGTTGCCAGTCAGCTGATCAACACGTACTCCAAAGACAGCTTCAGCCAGTTCCGCTCCACTGGTCCCGAGg AGGACAGTGGCTCAGAAGAGGAGACCATGAACTATTACTCTCCTGCGTCGGACCTGGGCCTCAGGTCTCGCAAGAAGAAAAAGCCCAAAGTCCAGAGCAAGACCTCCCAGAGCCTGTTCTCCGTCATCATCGCTGTCAATCATGGCCTGGTGGCCCTTCAGACTAATGCTAAG AAGGAGGATAAAACTgtactgaaaaacaaacatggcgaGTTCTGGCTGGAGGTGAAAAACGCGGTGTTGTTCAGTGTGACGCAGTACGAAGGATATAAGGACCAACACTACATCTGCTTTCACACCAGTAATATGCACATGTATCATCaag GCCTCGTGAATGGAGGCACCTCTGTCTCGGATGTCAAGTTGCCATGCAGGACGCATCCCCACTGGCTGGAGCCGACCATCTACCAATCCGAGACCTCTCCCGAGAGGGCCTCAACCCCGTTGGAGGGCATCGGGCTCGAGGCCCGCAGCATGCTGTCCGTGGCCGTCAAAATCTCCTCCCAGAGTGCGGAACGCAATGTCAAG GAATTTCTGATTGCTGTTGGAGTGAGAGGAGCCACACTTCAGCACAGAGTGGTCTCTCCCAGCCTGGGCTGGTATGACCAG ATTGTTGACTTTCTGAATGTTTCCGATGAGCCTGTGTTGGGTTACGCGCCTCCTGCGTCTGTCACCACCCTACACTTACACCTGTGGAGCTGCTCTCTAGACTACAG ACCCCTCAACCTGCCACTCAGATCGCTATTAATTGTAGAGACTTTTAGCATTTCCAGCAGCGTCTCCTTAGATCTGTCCTCCTCAACACTCAG GATCATTTTGGACGAAGCGGCTCTGTTCCTCTCAGACAAGAGTAACGCGGTTTCTGTCAATCTGGTGCGAG ATTACGTCCAAGTGGTAGACATGGGGACATTGGAGCTGAGGATTACAGCGGTCAAACCGGGAgccggtggaaagttg TCGGAGCCCAGATTTGAGCTGCGCTGCTCCAGCGACGTCATCCACATCAGAACGTGTGCCGACTCCTGCGCTGCCCTCATGAACCTCATCCAGTACATCGCCAGCTACGGAGACTTGCTCCCCCCTGCGGAACCAGAGGCCAAACACAGCGGCACTACACAGAGGACCAAG GCGGAGTTTCCCAGCCGGCCCCCATCTCAGACCCTGCTGCTCGCTGAGACCGAGCAGCAGATGTTGCAGGATCTGATGAGTGAAGCCATGGAGGAAACGGATGGGCAGCATGCACCAGGGCTGCAGCAGAATG GTGGATGTGACGAGCGGAATGAAGACCAAGACCCGCCTCACTCAGACCTCTTCTTATTCCCCGATGAGAGCGGGAATGTCAACCAGATTTCGAGCCCCACTTACCCGATGCTCCACTCTCCTCTCATCACTCCTGTCCCTAACCCGGCGCACGAGGCCGATGACTTTTGCATCCTGGAGACACCGGGTTCCAGAGGACAG GATATCGATCAAGAGCCGGTGGTAAAGCGGCTTACGTCAGATCCTGTGGAAATCAAAGACGATTACTTCAGTCAGCCTCTAGACGGGAGTGATTCCAGCCGTGGAGCCATGAACTTTCCCATCCCAGAGGTGCGCTACCTCATCAAAGAGATCTCGGTCATATGGCACCTCTATGGTGGGAAGGACTTTGGGAGCGGCCCTTTCACATCCTCTCCTGCGAGAAGCCGCGG GTCGACCCCCCATAGCTCCCCCTCTCAGACTCCGGTGAGACAGGCCTCAAAGGCTTCAGGGCGGACGGGAGGCGGAAGAGGAAGAAACCCTGAAGTCCTGATGGAGATACAGCTCAGCAAA GTGAGATTTCAGCATGAGGTGTACCCACAGGGCCAGGTGGCTTCTGGACCTGCAGCGGACCAGCCAGTGTCCCGGCAGGTGTTTGTCGTGCAGGACCTGGAGATTCGAGACAGACTGGCCACTTCACAGATGAACAAGTTCCTGTACTTGTATTCTAGCAAGGAAATGCCCAGAAAAGCCCATTCGAACATG TTGACAGTTAAGGCACTGCACATGTGTCCCGAGTCCGGCCAGGCGCCCCAAGAGTGCTGTTTGCGTGTTTCCCTGATGCCTCTCCGCCTCAATATCGATCAG GATGCGCTGTTCTTCTTGAAGGACTTCTTCTCAAGTCTCGCGACTGAGGTCGAGTTTTTCTCGCCACCTGCTCaagaag TTGTCtgtgtttccacaaaaaaaacggCTGCCCCAGAGATCACATGCAGCTTCTCCAAGCCGGCCAGCAGCAGCCAGGACCCGGCGCCCATCATCTCGGTTCCCGCCCAGAGGCGTTCCAGCCACAATGGTTTCACCACATCCGGCAGGGAGGAAGTGAACGACAATGAGGCCTCAGCTACTTCTTTCACAGACCAACCCATCTTTTTTAG GGAGTTTCGGTTCACCTGTGAGGTTCCCATTCGCTTGGATTACCACGGGAAACATGTTGCAATGGAGCAG GGAACGTTTGCAGGGATAGTTATCGGGTTGACGCAGCTCAATTGTTCAGAGTTGAAACTGAGGCGCCTGTGCTACAGACAAGG ATTATTGGGTGTGGATAAGCTGTTTGCCTATGCAATAAACGAGTGGCTAAGTGACATAAAAAAGAACCAGCTACCAGGACTACTGGGTGGTGTGGGACCTATTCACTCTCTGGTGCAACTCG TTCAGGGATTCAGGGACCTGGTCTGGCTCCCGATCGAGCAGTACAGGAAAGACGGCCGCATCGTCCGCGGGTTTCAGCGCGGCACCGCCTCCTTCGGAACCTCTACCGCCATGGCCGCCCTGGAGCTCACCAACCGGATGGTGCGGACCATCCAG GCAGCAGCTGAGACGGCCTACGACATGGTGTCCCCGGTGCCTGATGAGAGGGACACAAAGAGGGTGAAACGGTTCTCCCATTACGGACTGGCTCATCAGCCTGTTGACCTGAGAGAAGGTGTAGCCAAAGCCTACACCGTTGTAAAAGAG GGCATCACAGACACAGCACTGACTATCTATGACACGGCCACCAGGGAGCATGAACAGCGCGGGATGACGGGGGCGGTGGGTGGCGTCCTCCGCCAGCTGCCGCCGGCTGTCGTAAAGCCGCTCATCATGGCCACTGAAGCCACCTCCAACGTCCTGGGAGGAATGAGGAACCAGATACACCCAGACGCACGGCAGGAGGAGTCTCAGAAATGGAGGCAGGGCGAGGAATGA